One window from the genome of Drosophila albomicans strain 15112-1751.03 chromosome 2L, ASM965048v2, whole genome shotgun sequence encodes:
- the LOC117564108 gene encoding unconventional myosin ID has protein sequence MAMQREAGVQDFVLLDQVNMEKFMDNLRKRFQVGSIYTYIGEVCVSMNPYRQMNIYGPETIRKYKGRELFENAPHVFAIADAAYRVLKQRHQDTCILISGESGAGKTEASKIIMKYIAAVTNTQGQNEIERVKNVLIQSNAILETFGNAKTNRNDNSSRFGKYMDIEFDYKADPVGGIITNYLLEKSRVVQQQPGERNFHSFYQLLRGANDNELRQYDLHKETSKYHYLNQGSMDILTEKSDYKGTCNAFKTLGFQADEVQTIWRTIASILHLGNVEFQTIEDELVISNKTHLQSAAKLLQVTETELSAALTKRTIAAGGNVMKKDHDATQAEYGKDALAKAIYDRLFTWIISRINRAILFRGSKTQARFNSVIGVLDIYGFEIFDSNSFEQFCINYCNEKLQQLFIELVLKQEQEEYQREGIEWTNIDYFNNKIICDLVEQPHKGIIAIMDEACLSVGNVTDDTLLGAMDKNLNKHPHYTSRQLKPTDKELKHREDFRITHYAGDVIYNINGFIEKNKDTLYQDFKRLLHHSKDANLSEMWPEGAQDIKKTTKRPLTAGTLFQRSMADLVATLLKKEPFYVRCIKPNDIKSSTVFDEERVQHQVRYLGLLENVRVRRAGFVHRQRYDKFLLRYKMISQYTWPNFRAGSDRDGVRVLIEEKGFAQDVKYGHTKIFIRSPRTLFALEQQRNEMIPHIVTLLQKQVRGWIARRNYKKMKAAVTIMRAYKTYKLRSYVHELAQRFRHAKQQRDYGRSIQWPTPPLAGRKAEAKLHRLFDHWRAYMILRKYPRSEWPQLRLQIVAATAIAGRRPHWGQQRKWLGDYLANSQNNSGNDAYTANVANLKNSGGGEAFRQVLFSSFVKKFNKNNKQADRSFIVTDTGIYKLDGLKKKFRNMDRIIPIRELTSISISPGRDQLIVFHSPKNNDMVYGLTGETVPLREDRIGEVVGIVCKKYYDLTGTELRVNVSSNIACRLGEKPRTIVVEAASNVETPNFRYASGNIIFEVPASYCV, from the exons ATGGCAATGCAACGGGAAGCTGGTGTGCAGGACTTTGTGCTCCTCGACCAGGTCAACATGGAAAAGTTCATGGACAACTTGCGTAAGCG ATTCCAAGTTGGCTCCATCTACACATACATCGGCGAGGTGTGCGTCTCCATGAATCCCTATAGACAGATGAACATCTACGGCCCGGAGACCATACGCAAGTACAAGGGACGCGAACTGTTCGAGAATGCGCCCCATGTGTTTGCCATCGCGGATGCGGCATACAGGGTGCTCAAGCAGCGCCATCAGGACACCTGCATCCTCATCTCTGGGGAGTCTGGAGCGGGCAAAACTGAAGCCTCCAAGATCATCATGAAGTACATTGCGGCGGTGACGAACACGCAGGGTCAGAATGAGATCGAACG CGTGAAGAACGTGCTGATTCAGAGCAATGCGATACTGGAGACATTCGGCAATGCCAAGACGAATCGCAATGATAACTCGAGTCGCTTTGGCAAGTACATGGACATCGAGTTCGATTACAAGGCGGATCCCGTGGGCGGCATCATTACCAACTATCTGCTGGAGAAGTCGCGTGtggtgcaacagcaaccgggCGAGCGTAATTTCCACAGTTTCTATCAG CTGCTGCGAGGTGCTAATGACAACGAGTTGCGTCAATATGATCTGCACAAGGAGACGTCCAAGTATCATTATCTTAACCAAGGTAGCATGGACATACTCACCGAGAAGTCCGACTACAAAGGCACTTGCAATGCCTTCAAAACACTCGGCTTCCAGGCTGACGAAGTGCAAACAATTTGGCGCACAATTGCTTCAATTTTGCACCTGGGCAACGTCGAGTTCCAGA CCATTGAGGATGAACTGGTGATCAGCAACAAGACGCATCTGCAGTCGGCGGCCAAGTTGCTGCAAGTCACAGAGACGGAGCTGTCGGCCGCATTGACAAAGCGCACAATTGCCGCCGGTGGCAATGTGATGAAGAAGGATCACGATGCCACACAAGCGGAGTACGGCAAAGATGCCTTGGCTAAAGCGATCTACGATCGTTTGTTCACCTGGATCATTTCGCGCATCAATCGAGCAATTCTCTTCCGCGGCAGCAAGACGCAAGCGAGATTCAACTCGGTTATTGGTGTGCTCGATATCTACGGTTTTGAAATCTTTGACTCGAACAGTTTTGAGCAATTCTGCATCAACTACTGCAACGAGAAGCTGCAGCAGTTGTTTATTG AACTTGTGTTGAAGCAAGAGCAGGAAGAATATCAGCGCGAGGGCATCGAGTGGACCAACATTGATTACTTCAATAACAAG ATCATTTGCGATCTGGTTGAGCAGCCGCACAAGGGCATCATTGCCATCATGGACGAGGCCTGCTTGAGCGTGGGCAACGTCACCGACGACACGCTGCTCGGGGCGATGGACAAGAACTTGAACAAGCATCCGCATTACACGAGTCGCCAGCTGAAACCCACAGACAAGGAGCTGAAGCATCGCGAGGATTTCCGCATCACACACTACGCTGGCGATGTCATCTACAACATCAACGGATTCATCGAGAAGAACAAGGATACGCTGTATCAGGACTTTAAGCGTCTGCTGCACCACTCCAAGGATGCCAACCTCAGCGAGATGTGGCCCGAGGGTGCTCAGGACATTAAGAAGACCACCAAACGTCCGTTGACTGCTGGCACACTCTTCCAGCGTTCCATGGCCGATCTGGTGGCCACGCTGCTGAAGAAGGAACCCTTCTATGTGCGCTGCATCAAGCCCAACGACATCAAGAGCTCCACGGTCTTTGACGAGGAGCGTGTGCAGCATCAGGTGCGCTATCTGGGACTGCTGGAGAATGTGCGCGTCCGTCGCGCCGGCTTCGTGCATCGCCAGCGCTACGACAAGTTCCTGCTGCGCTACAAGATGATCTCGCAGTACACGTGGCCTAATTTCCGGGCGGGCAGCGATCGCGATGGCGTGCGAGTGCTGATCGAGGAGAAGGGTTTTGCCCAGGATGTGAAGTATGGACACACCAAGATCTTTATACGCTCGCCGCGCACGCTGTTCGCCTTGGAGCAGCAACGCAACGAGATGATACCGCATATTGTAACGCTGCTGCAGAAACAGGTGCGTGGCTGGATCGCACGTCGCAACTACAAGAAGATGAAGGCCGCCGTGACCATCATGCGTGCCTACAAAACGTACAAGCTGCGCAGCTATGTTCATGAGCTGGCCCAACGCTTCCGTCATGCCAAGCAGCAGCGGGATTACGGTCGTAGCATTCAGTGGCCAACGCCACCTTTGGCCGGTCGCAAGGCGGAGGCGAAACTGCATCGCTTGTTCGATCACTGGCGTGCTTACATGATACTGCGCAAGTATCCCCGAAGCGAATGGCCGCAGCTGCGACTGCAAATCGTGGCAGCCACGGCGATTGCCGGACGTCGTCCACACTGGGGACAGCAGCGCAAGTGGTTGGGCGATTACTTGGCCAACTCGCAGAACAACAGTGGCAACGATGCCTACACGGCGAATGTGGCAAATCTGAAGAACAGCGGAGGAGGTGAAGCCTTCCGTCAGGTGCTCTTCTCCAGCTTCGTTAAGAAGttcaacaagaacaacaagcaAGCGGATCGCTCCTTCATTGTCACCGACACCGGCATTTACAAACTGGACGGCCTTAAGAAGAAGTTCAGGAACATGGATCGCATCATTCCCATCAGGGAG TTGACTTCGATTAGCATTTCGCCTGGCCGGGATCAGCTGATTGTCTTCCACTCGCCCAAGAACAACGATATGGTCTATGGACTCACCGGCGAGACAGTTCCGCTGCGCGAGGATCGCATTGGCGAAGTGGTGGGCATAGTGTGCAAAAAGTACTACGA CCTTACCGGCACCGAGTTGCGTGTGAATGTCAGCAGCAATATTGCCTGTCGCCTGGGCGAAAAGCCACGCACCATCGTCGTCGAGGCGGCGTCCAATGTGGAAACACCGAACTTCCGTTATGCGTCCGGCAATATCATCTTCGAGGTGCCCGCTTCGTACTGCGTCTAG
- the LOC117578379 gene encoding nucleosome-remodeling factor subunit BPTF, translating to MLEFTYKDLIDVAIGSPESGHVNFYALHVLLSNFAQKLECLHDPVDQDDYLLANMRLQSSLIGKSSKYRLHAGADAEEPPTEAAPHEPEAAAAPAAEPAPAEAEPEAAPPAPSAAEATAADQPAEPEAAPAAAAAEPEVTPTAATPAAEEAATPAPEPSPEPEAQAGISPPNIPSRASSRTSKLDKTPSRAEGSMIGSLAKLERRISRVELQKEQKEMELQNYLSVVTGQLKLTMEQLNNVTHLVLDRKPDPDRMKLLRHIARQLRVLMRVADDEVSISWTSGEAVVEELEVVEEEEEEQSALAESSTPTEMAKPEEEMELDQHLCYSPERMLKELLELKSEFCGLTNKVNELSAELLKQDAKRLIEMMQEMQAAMREVKLGSAANNEANQGMFTKLNNAITQIASLKNSVAHLDELKIDKADVELLLAEKVDFPQLATKVSLEQLEEYKERLEKQFCEVRYIINVNEKNVLQIIDGLRMTLGIDSLELSLKDFRELIEKRVTLIAEALHKYMEMTNDDCAAAAGRVKVMQDLACISCDTPCVMRTMERSKLPVPASAKASTSLGPLITYELGQIRKSGIMGYYRKDEFPHSTNAWTQGMGTVPVSKCVPRHAGGLHTIHTAEEHMQKVVLSKKHAGWV from the coding sequence ATGCTGGAGTTTACCTACAAGGATCTCATTGATGTGGCAATTGGCTCACCCGAGTCGGGACACGTTAACTTCTATGCGCTGCACGTTCTGCTCTCCAACTTTGCCCAGAAACTCGAGTGCCTCCACGATCCCGTCGATCAGGATGACTATCTGCTGGCCAACATGCGACTTCAGAGCAGTCTCATTGGCAAATCCTCCAAGTATCGTCTGCATGCTGGCGCCGATGCCGAAGAGCCGCCAACTGAGGCGGCGCCACACGAGCCAGAGGCAGCGGCTGCGCCAGCTGCCGAACCCGCTCCAGCTGAGGCTGAGCCAGAGGCAGCTCCTCCTGCACCTTCCGCTGCTGAGGCAACAGCTGCTGACCAGCCAGCCGAGCCTGAAGCAGCTccagcagctgccgcagccGAGCCGGAAGTAACACCCACAGCTGCAACACCCGCTGCCGAAGAAGCTGCCACACCTGCCCCAGAACCGAGTCCGGAACCGGAGGCACAGGCTGGAATCTCACCACCGAATATTCCGTCTCGTGCCTCGTCGCGCACCTCAAAGTTGGATAAGACGCCGTCGCGTGCCGAGGGCTCGATGATTGGTTCGCTGGCCAAACTGGAGCGTCGCATCTCCCGAGTGGAGCTGCAAAAGGAGCAGAAGGAAATGGAGTTGCAGAACTATTTGTCCGTTGTGACAGGACAACTGAAACTCACCATGGAACAGCTGAACAATGTGACGCATCTGGTGCTCGATCGCAAGCCGGATCCGGATCGCATGAAGCTCTTGCGACACATTGCACGCCAGCTGCGTGTGCTGATGCGTGTGGCTGACGACGAGGTCTCCATCAGCTGGACCAGCGGCGAGGCTGTGGTCGAGGAACTCGAGGTGgtcgaggaggaggaggaggaacagTCAGCGCTGGCCGAGTCTAGCACGCCCACCGAGATGGCCAAGCCCGAGGAGGAAATGGAACTGGATCAGCATCTTTGCTACTCTCCGGAGCGCATGCTCAAGGAGCTGCTCGAACTCAAGTCGGAGTTTTGTGGGCTGACCAACAAAGTGAACGAGTTGTCCGCCGAACTGCTAAAACAGGATGCAAAGCGTCTGATAGAAATGATGCAGGAAATGCAGGCAGCGATGCGGGAAGTGAAACTTGGTTCGGCAGCGAACAACGAAGCCAATCAGGGGATGTTCACCAAGCTGAATAATGCCATCACGCAAATTGCCTCCCTCAAGAATTCGGTGGCGCATCTTGATGAACTGAAGATCGACAAGGCCGATGTGGAGCTGCTGCTAGCAGAAAAAGTCGATTTCCCACAACTGGCGACAAAGGTGTCGCTGGAACAGCTCGAGGAGTACAAGGAGCGTCTGGAGAAACAGTTCTGTGAGGTGCGGTACATCATCAATGTGAATGAGAAGAACGTGCTGCAGATCATCGATGGACTGCGCATGACACTGGGCATCGATTCCCTAGAGCTGAGTTTGAAGGACTTCCGTGAGCTGATTGAGAAGCGAGTGACGCTCATTGCCGAGGCGCTGCACAAGTACATGGAGATGACGAACGACGATTGCGCTGCGGCCGCTGGTCGCGTCAAGGTGATGCAGGATCTGGCCTGCATCTCGTGCGACACCCCTTGTGTGATGCGCACCATGGAACGCTCCAAGTTGCCGGTGCCCGCCTCAGCGAAGGCCTCAACCAGCTTGGGTCCGCTGATCACCTACGAACTGGGTCAAATCCGCAAGTCGGGCATCATGGGCTACTATCGCAAGGATGAGTTCCCACACTCGACGAATGCCTGGACTCAAGGCATGGGAACAGTGCCTGTGTCCAAGTGTGTGCCACGCCATGCTGGTGGCCTCCACACCATTCACACAGCGGAGGAGCACATGCAGAAGGTTGTGCTCTCCAAAAAGCATGCTGGTTGGGTTTGA
- the LOC117564874 gene encoding uncharacterized protein LOC117564874: MQKTLKKELSFSLDTLERYRAKYGRSASLDTNGHSTQTEHSLPQTTATAAATPAKVRSPPPSLFKAYSPPKMTKLQELQQKKEAYMRAREHEREMEQLQRADKKSSLSSSSSASLDATKSNSSSTANTTSTATNGSSNGNSSTTDAKGSVSSSAAAVAASKTAAGYSNWSNNHTTLSSQPWCAISDLMYFCDKYEFKTLSTRDLKTHQEIVGEVRALLCGKAPFDQRTRFPGNIHDPENLWVCIGRCASVEYHLQRIISIFRKPLNQLTPDKQRAVRQNFHLAVSELRLDISARISEVRLYDRLVFEREFRLEWQEES; encoded by the coding sequence ATGCAGAAAACGCTCAAAAAGGAGCTCAGCTTCTCGCTGGACACATTAGAGCGCTATCGCGCCAAGTACGGACGCAGCGCCTCACTGGACACAAATGGCCACAGCACACAGACGGAACACAGTCTGCcacagacaacagcaacagctgcggcAACTCCAGCCAAAGTGCGTTCCCCGCCGCCGTCGTTGTTCAAGGCATATTCGCCGCCAAAGATGACCAAACTGCAAGAGCTGCAGCAGAAGAAGGAGGCGTATATGCGAGCCCGGGAACACGAGCGTGAAATGGAGCAACTGCAGCGTGCCGACAAGAAATCCAGtctaagcagcagcagcagcgccagccTGGATGCCACAAagtccaacagcagcagcacagccaACACAACAAGCACTGCCacaaatggcagcagcaacggcaacagttCGACAACTGATGCCAAGGGAAGCGTCTCCTCCTCCGCTGCAGCTGTGGCTGCGAGCAAAACAGCAGCGGGTTACAGCAACTGGAGTAACAATCATACAACACTCAGCTCGCAGCCTTGGTGTGCGATCAGTGATCTCATGTATTTCTGCGACAAATACGAGTTCAAGACGCTCAGCACACGTGACCTGAAGACACATCAGGAGATTGTTGGCGAGGTGCGTGCTCTGTTGTGCGGCAAAGCACCGTTTGATCAACGCACACGATTTCCGGGTAACATTCACGATCCGGAGAATCTCTGGGTGTGCATTGGACGCTGCGCCAGCGTTGAATATCATCTGCAGCGCATCATTAGCATCTTTCGCAAGCCGTTGAATCAATTGACGCCGGACAAACAGCGCGCGGTGCGTCAGAATTTTCATCTGGCGGTGAGTGAACTGCGTCTGGACATCTCGGCGCGGATCAGTGAGGTGCGTCTGTATGATCGCTTGGTGTTTGAGCGCGAATTTCGACTGGAGTGGCAGGAGGAGTCCTAG
- the LOC117578384 gene encoding facilitated trehalose transporter Tret1: MWFNIFNSGIFYKDFRRQLLVTLSATLITFCHGIGLGWLSPMLPLLQSKDETPLSFVIDVHQASWLGAVISLGGVTGNFFFSYLMNRFGRKVSLYVLAIPNTCIWFLFYFAQSVEWLYVARVCAGLTGGGMFVVLPIFIGEIADNSVRGRLCSFFTLAINTGIFIGFIISSYVPYHVIPCAVVALPLLYLFMSTRFPEPPQQLLRWGREEEAQQSLKYYRNCDGPTPSAEAQRGYQKQFDEMRQAIQAQLKEQNNESLTLADFCNKTAVKAIVTGLVLMIANIFTGTFAFINYMSNIFQAVHTQLEPNTNTIIIGAVQIVGTLASIYLVDRYGRKILLVLSCAGSALGTAAFGIYAFYAEETEVDLSAFSAWLPVTIMAFIIFVANVGVISVTMVVLVEVLPYKIRAVATSACLGCLSFFAFTSLKVFPLMMHYLGLAATMWGCAAVSALCLFYVSVFLEETKGRSII, encoded by the exons ATGTGgttcaacattttcaattcgGGAATTTTTTATAAAGATTTTCGCCGTCAGCTGCTCGTCACATTAAGTG CAACACTCATTACATTCTGTCATGGCATTGGATTGGGCTGGTTGTCACcgatgctgccgctgttgcagTCAAAGGATGAGACGCCACTTAGCTTTGTGATTGATGTGCATCAAGCCTCTTGGCTGGGTGCTGTCATCAGTCTGGGCGGTGTCACTGGcaacttcttcttctcctACCTGATGAATCGCTTCGGCCGCAAGGTGTCACTCTATGTGCTCGCGATACCCAATACG TGCATTTGGTTTCTGTTCTACTTTGCGCAATCCGTTGAATGGCTTTATGTGGCCAGAGTCTGTGCTGGCTTAACGGGGGGCGGCATGTTTGTGGTCCTGCCCATTTTCATTGGGGAAATCGCCGACAACAG TGTGCGAGGCAGACTCTGCTCCTTCTTCACTCTGGCCATCAACACGGGCATCTTCATTGGCTTCATCATCTCCTCGTACGTGCCTTATCATGTCATTCCCTGCGCTGTGGTTGCTCTGCCGCTGCTCTATCTCTTTATGTCCACACGTTTCCCAGAGCCACCGCAACAATTGTTGCGCTGGGGACGCGAGGAGGAGGCCCAACAATCGCTCAAGTATTACCGCAACTGCGATGGCCCAACGCCAAGTGCAGAGGCACAGCGTGGCTATCAAAAGCAGTTCGATGAGATGCGACAGGCAATTCAAGCGCAACTAAAGGAGCAGAACAATGAGAGTCTCACGCTCGCCGATTTCT GCAACAAGACAGCTGTGAAGGCAATAGTCACCGGATTGGTGCTGATGATTGCCAACATCTTTACGGGCACATTCGCCTTCATCAACTACATGTCGAACATCTTCCAGGCGGTGCACACACAACTGGAGCCAAACACCAACACAATCATCATTGGCGCCGTCCAAATTGTGGGCACCTTGGCCTCCATTTATCTTGTGGATCGCTATGGCCGTAAAATCCTTTTGGTGCTCTCGTGTGCTGGCAGCGCTTTGGGCACCGCTGCCTTTGGCATCTACGCATTCTACGCGGAGGAAACCGAAGTGGATCTATCCGCTTTCTCTGCTTGGTTGCCTGTTACCATCATGGCCTTTATCATCTTTGTGGCCAATGTGGGCGTCATCTCGGTCACGATGGTCGTCTTGGTTGAggttttgccatacaaaattCGAGCTGTGGCCACAAGTGCGTGTCTCGGTTGCTTGAGCTTCTTTGCCTTCACTTCCCTCAAGGTATTCCCGCTGATGATGCACTACTTGGGTCTGGCTGCCACCATGTGGGGTTGTGCTGCGGTCAGCGCTCTCTGCCTCTTCTACGTCTCCGTGTTCCTTGAGGAGACCAAGGGCAGATCCATCATATGA
- the LOC117564875 gene encoding alpha-ketoglutarate-dependent dioxygenase alkB homolog 6, protein MDFTDFEVRKCPATVMYIPNFITSDQEQSILSHIERTPKPRWTQLLNRRLVNYGGVPHPNGMIAEEIPDWLQNYVDKVNNLGIFESQNANHVLVNEYLPGQGILPHTDGPLFYPIISTISCGAHTVLEFTKRQMETGDSDASREVLFKLLLEPRSLLILKDTLYSDYMHAISEINEDTLCDRICNYDLCENTYKIGDHLVRRTPRISLTIRNVPKTSKMKLKFC, encoded by the exons ATGGATTTCACAGACTTTGAGGTGCGCAAG TGCCCAGCCACCGTGATGTACATTCCAAATTTTATTACCTCGGATCAGGAACAGTCGATACTGAGTCACATTGAGCGCACTCCGAAGCCACGCTGGACACAGCTGTTGAATCGCCGCCTGGTCAACTATGGTGGGGTACCGCATCCCAACGGCATGATAGCCGAAGAGATACCCGACTGGCTGCAGAACTATGTGGACAAGGTAAACAATCTGGGCATCTTTGAGTCGCAGAATGCGAATCATGTGCTGGTGAACGAATATCTGCCCGGTCAGGGCATCTTGCCGCACACCGATGGTCCGCTATTCTATCCCATTATATCGACAATTTCATGTGGCGCCCACACAGTGCTGGAGTTCACTAAACGTCAAATGGAAACTGGCGACAGCGACGCTTCCCGAGAAGTGCTTTTCAAACTGTTGCTGGAGCCACGCAGTTTGCTGATACTGAAGGATACGCTATATAGTGACTATATGCACGCCATCAGTGAGATTAACGAGGATACACTCTGTGATCGCATCTGCAACTATGATCTGTGCGAGAATACCTACAAAATTGGGGATCATCTGGTGCGACGAACGCCACGCATCTCGTTGACCATACGCAATGTGCCCAAGACCAGCAAGATGAAGCTGAAATTCTGTTAG